The following are from one region of the Rhodothermales bacterium genome:
- a CDS encoding RsmB/NOP family class I SAM-dependent RNA methyltransferase, with amino-acid sequence MNIPSVFLDRCRTFLSEPDMERLLGGIQSPRVTAFRPNPLLSGAAAEPGVLPDADLWSELADGGLRFHRAPWDDQAAWVSAEDRQALLESAAAREGRLYVQSLSSQLPVPILDPQPGERFLDLAAAPGSKTLQLAARVPGAHIAAVEVVKKRMYKLKDNLTMHGAGHVKIFLQDGTKVWRYRPDHFDRVLIDAPCSSEGRFQVDDPDTMAWWSPRKVKEMVRKQRRLLYSALRAVRPGGIVVYSTCAISPEENEAVVQSQLDAFEGQVTIEPIEWPVDMPERIPALTSWKNTDFDAGMAGCLRILPSERMEGFFVCRLRRGD; translated from the coding sequence ATGAATATACCGTCTGTCTTCCTGGATCGCTGTCGGACCTTCCTGTCCGAACCGGACATGGAGCGCCTGCTGGGCGGCATCCAGAGCCCTCGCGTGACCGCATTCCGGCCGAATCCGCTCCTTTCCGGAGCTGCAGCCGAGCCCGGCGTTTTGCCGGACGCCGACCTGTGGAGTGAACTGGCGGACGGGGGGCTGCGGTTCCATCGCGCCCCGTGGGACGACCAGGCGGCGTGGGTGTCGGCCGAAGATCGCCAGGCGCTTCTGGAGTCGGCGGCTGCGCGCGAGGGCCGGCTGTACGTGCAGAGCCTGTCCAGCCAGCTTCCTGTTCCAATCCTGGATCCGCAGCCGGGCGAGCGGTTTTTGGACCTGGCAGCGGCGCCCGGCAGCAAGACGCTCCAACTGGCAGCGCGTGTCCCGGGCGCGCACATCGCGGCTGTCGAAGTCGTCAAGAAGCGGATGTACAAACTGAAGGACAATCTGACGATGCACGGCGCCGGCCACGTCAAGATCTTCCTCCAGGACGGCACCAAGGTATGGCGCTACCGGCCCGACCACTTTGACCGGGTGCTGATCGATGCGCCCTGTTCCAGCGAGGGCCGCTTCCAGGTGGACGACCCCGACACCATGGCCTGGTGGTCGCCGCGAAAGGTCAAGGAAATGGTGCGCAAGCAGCGCAGGCTCCTGTACTCCGCGCTGCGCGCCGTCCGGCCGGGAGGGATTGTCGTCTACTCCACCTGTGCCATTTCACCGGAAGAGAATGAGGCCGTCGTCCAGAGTCAACTCGACGCGTTCGAAGGCCAGGTCACGATCGAGCCCATTGAATGGCCCGTCGATATGCCGGAGCGCATCCCTGCCCTCACGTCCTGGAAGAACACCGATTTCGACGCCGGCATGGCGGGCTGCCTGCGCATCCTCCCCTCCGAGCGGATGGAAGGCTTCTTCGTGTGCCGCCTGCGCCGAGGGGACTGA
- the clpX gene encoding ATP-dependent Clp protease ATP-binding subunit ClpX, with amino-acid sequence MSHKEDVIRCSFCGRTAHEVTSMVAGPEVYICDRCITDAAGIVGHDTLPKAAIPKPPARAQRRNEAGRRMSPIEIKSSLDEYVVGQDRAKKALSVAVYNHYKRIDAKEHYGEFADVELEKSNIMLIGPTGTGKTLLARTLARVLDVPFSISDATALTEAGYVGEDVESILAHLLHAADFNVERAERGIIYIDEVDKVARKADNASITRDVSGEGVQQALLKILEGTVAGVPPKGGRKHPEQNLINIDTSNILFIVGGAFDGLGEIISRRISTNPIGFSAGVGKRIDKSDPAIFQYVEPDDLLRFGLIPELVGRLPVISALNALSEDAMRNILLEPRNALLKQYQKLFAMDGMNLLFEDSAIDAIVEKAKKLGTGARGLRAVLEDTMLDLMFDVHTKSDVAAVRITRETVENRAEPLLEPRKATA; translated from the coding sequence ATGAGTCATAAAGAAGATGTAATCCGGTGTTCATTTTGCGGCCGCACGGCCCACGAGGTCACCAGCATGGTCGCCGGACCGGAAGTCTACATCTGCGACCGGTGCATTACCGATGCCGCCGGAATCGTCGGCCACGACACGCTCCCAAAAGCCGCCATCCCGAAGCCGCCCGCCCGCGCCCAGCGCCGGAACGAAGCCGGTCGGCGGATGTCGCCCATCGAAATCAAGTCGTCCCTGGACGAATATGTAGTCGGGCAGGACCGGGCCAAGAAGGCCCTCTCTGTCGCCGTCTACAACCACTACAAGCGGATTGACGCCAAGGAGCACTATGGCGAGTTCGCCGATGTCGAGCTGGAGAAATCCAACATCATGCTCATTGGCCCGACGGGAACGGGCAAGACCCTCCTGGCACGGACCCTGGCCCGTGTGCTGGACGTGCCCTTCTCCATTTCCGATGCCACCGCGCTGACGGAAGCCGGATACGTGGGTGAGGATGTGGAAAGCATTTTGGCGCATCTGCTGCACGCCGCGGACTTCAACGTGGAGCGCGCCGAGCGCGGCATCATCTACATCGATGAAGTCGACAAGGTGGCGCGCAAGGCCGACAACGCATCCATTACCCGGGACGTGTCGGGCGAAGGCGTCCAACAGGCCCTGCTCAAGATCCTGGAAGGCACCGTCGCCGGCGTGCCCCCGAAAGGCGGCCGCAAGCATCCCGAACAGAATCTCATCAACATCGACACGTCGAACATCCTGTTCATCGTGGGCGGAGCATTTGACGGTCTCGGCGAAATCATTTCCCGGCGCATATCGACCAACCCCATCGGGTTCTCGGCCGGCGTCGGCAAGCGGATTGACAAATCCGACCCGGCCATCTTCCAGTATGTGGAGCCGGATGACCTGCTGCGTTTCGGACTGATTCCTGAACTCGTGGGACGACTGCCGGTGATTTCCGCGCTCAACGCGCTCTCGGAAGATGCCATGCGCAACATCCTCCTGGAACCCCGGAACGCCCTCCTGAAGCAGTACCAGAAATTGTTCGCCATGGACGGCATGAACCTGCTGTTCGAGGACTCGGCCATCGACGCCATCGTCGAAAAGGCCAAGAAACTGGGTACCGGTGCCCGCGGATTGCGCGCGGTCCTTGAGGACACCATGCTGGACCTGATGTTCGATGTCCACACGAAGTCGGACGTAGCTGCCGTGCGGATTACCCGTGAAACCGTGGAAAACCGGGCGGAACCGCTCCTGGAACCCCGAAAAGCAACGGCTTGA
- a CDS encoding YihY/virulence factor BrkB family protein, which translates to MPAFNPEDLLDVAKYYASGVYRELREKPVFLWAQAIGYKVLITIAPLLLLATGIVGQILRNDRPFSFVESAIRSVFPAYQSEELISFLSQLQNVSGRLTLVGLIGLLLAAVTLFTTLRIALSGVFQEDWHGTRSLFRGYAFDLRMALQVGLLFTASIGLTVVAQTINTNLFWGLTELGFETQWLQSGWLTVLNVFGLLLPWLISIAMFFLLIYMTPVPRPPLRSAFLGATVASLLWELAKFGFSAYAKSMGSFETSGLAALGDTFVLVVILVFWAYFSGLIMIIGAIMCMLHERRRRFLALEPDE; encoded by the coding sequence ATGCCGGCATTCAATCCAGAAGACCTCCTTGATGTAGCGAAGTACTACGCATCGGGCGTGTACCGGGAACTGCGCGAAAAGCCGGTCTTCCTGTGGGCACAGGCCATCGGCTACAAGGTCCTCATTACGATAGCCCCCCTCCTGCTCCTGGCGACGGGCATTGTGGGGCAGATCCTGCGCAACGATCGCCCATTCAGTTTCGTGGAATCGGCCATCCGGAGCGTCTTCCCCGCGTATCAGTCGGAAGAGCTCATCAGCTTCCTGAGCCAGTTGCAGAACGTGTCGGGCCGCCTCACGCTGGTGGGTCTCATTGGCCTGCTCCTGGCCGCCGTCACGCTCTTCACGACGTTGCGGATTGCCCTGTCGGGCGTATTCCAGGAAGACTGGCACGGAACGCGCTCCCTGTTCCGGGGCTACGCCTTCGACCTGCGGATGGCACTGCAGGTCGGCCTACTGTTCACGGCATCCATCGGCCTGACCGTGGTGGCGCAGACCATCAACACCAACCTGTTCTGGGGGCTTACCGAACTCGGGTTTGAGACCCAGTGGTTGCAGTCGGGCTGGCTGACGGTCCTGAACGTATTCGGCCTGCTGCTGCCGTGGCTTATAAGCATTGCCATGTTCTTCCTGCTCATCTACATGACGCCGGTGCCCCGGCCTCCGTTGCGCAGCGCATTCCTGGGAGCCACCGTGGCTTCTCTGCTCTGGGAACTGGCCAAATTCGGTTTTTCAGCCTATGCCAAGTCCATGGGCAGCTTCGAAACCTCGGGGTTGGCGGCTCTGGGGGATACCTTCGTCCTCGTGGTCATCCTTGTGTTCTGGGCGTATTTCTCCGGGCTCATCATGATCATCGGGGCCATCATGTGCATGCTGCATGAACGCCGACGACGATTCCTGGCGCTTGAACCGGATGAATAG
- a CDS encoding BamA/TamA family outer membrane protein — translation MNADDDSWRLNRMNRMRFVLGCVMVLLVAPMRGVQAQDALALSNGATQVSDIAFKFTTTQTFDAERLRLQMATQGPSFLDHLKDAVPLLSGRNYPFDPVELQRDVVRLRQFYARNGFPDASVDYPASQFNASSNRIRIIFTIDEGTPVTIRTLDFSLNTPLSADLTERWEELKERLSAAEGRRFTDFERLSIENQILSLLQNRGFAFASVDGDVSVDEQAFSADLAFEVSPGPYGTFGEILVEGNESVSRQTVLRELTFKVGDEFSRQRLITGQQQIFGLNLFRLALAEVPEQEPDSLVTVRYRLRESKLRYISAQTGFARESGLSVETEFRHRNFLGDARQFSAGASSRTGLLAATGTGRKPVRSVTTNLSLRQPWLGWTRLSGGLSPFFSWLDEPNQDTRFYEFGLTSSLVLEILPFRNLTAQHTFSRAVPLTSTGLGDRFGVYNRSILSTGMGFGWLNDFLVPRRGWFVRPALELGGLLGGSAVQYAKASVDATAYVPITRRTSVILSLTTGWLAPFKDSKDQLDPQNEFRFDAIRFYAGGASDVRGWALNALGPQVAVADTVTVDADGTPHAENARFEAIGGRAKVSFRSELRFPVPGLGDSWRAAVFLDGGAVSSERVLDAGGAQVFSTDGVAEFRDRRFVSGGDFRFGAGTGIRYRTPVGMLRLDLAYKLNPADADLRRPEDIVLHEQGFRSDPPSDRFLRRLNVHVSIDRAF, via the coding sequence ATGAACGCCGACGACGATTCCTGGCGCTTGAACCGGATGAATAGGATGCGATTCGTATTGGGATGCGTCATGGTTCTGCTGGTCGCCCCCATGCGCGGGGTCCAGGCACAGGATGCGCTCGCGCTGAGCAACGGGGCGACGCAGGTCTCGGACATTGCCTTCAAATTCACGACCACCCAGACGTTCGATGCGGAACGCCTGCGGCTGCAGATGGCGACCCAGGGACCATCCTTCCTGGACCACCTGAAGGATGCCGTCCCGTTGTTGTCCGGTCGCAATTATCCGTTCGATCCGGTCGAGTTGCAGCGGGACGTGGTCCGGCTGCGCCAGTTCTATGCCAGGAATGGTTTCCCTGACGCATCCGTGGATTATCCCGCGTCCCAGTTCAATGCGTCGTCCAACCGGATCCGGATCATCTTCACCATCGATGAGGGCACGCCGGTCACCATCCGTACGCTGGACTTCTCGTTGAATACCCCCCTTTCCGCAGATCTGACCGAACGGTGGGAGGAGCTGAAAGAACGGTTGTCCGCCGCCGAGGGGCGTCGTTTCACCGACTTCGAGCGGCTTTCCATTGAAAACCAGATCCTGAGTCTGCTCCAGAATCGCGGCTTCGCGTTTGCATCCGTGGATGGAGACGTTTCGGTGGATGAGCAGGCCTTTTCGGCCGACCTGGCCTTCGAGGTGTCTCCGGGGCCGTATGGGACCTTCGGCGAAATCCTGGTTGAGGGGAACGAGAGCGTCTCGCGGCAGACGGTCCTGCGCGAATTGACGTTCAAGGTGGGCGATGAATTCTCGCGTCAACGCCTCATTACCGGGCAACAGCAGATTTTCGGGTTGAACCTGTTCCGGCTGGCCCTCGCCGAGGTCCCCGAGCAGGAGCCCGACTCCCTTGTCACCGTCCGGTACCGGTTGCGCGAGTCCAAGTTGCGCTACATTTCGGCGCAGACGGGTTTTGCGCGGGAGTCCGGTCTGTCCGTTGAAACGGAATTCCGGCACCGGAATTTCCTGGGCGATGCACGGCAGTTCAGCGCGGGTGCATCCTCCCGGACCGGCCTGCTGGCCGCCACCGGTACGGGGCGCAAGCCGGTCCGATCCGTGACCACGAACCTGTCCCTCCGGCAGCCGTGGCTGGGCTGGACCCGGCTTTCCGGCGGACTGTCCCCGTTTTTCTCCTGGCTGGATGAGCCGAACCAGGACACCCGGTTCTACGAATTCGGATTGACGTCCTCGCTCGTCCTCGAAATCCTGCCCTTCCGGAATCTGACCGCGCAACACACGTTCAGCCGGGCGGTCCCGTTGACCTCGACCGGGCTGGGTGACCGGTTCGGAGTCTACAATCGCAGCATCCTGTCGACCGGGATGGGATTCGGATGGCTGAATGACTTCCTGGTACCGCGCCGAGGCTGGTTCGTACGCCCGGCATTGGAACTGGGCGGTCTGCTCGGGGGCTCGGCGGTACAGTATGCCAAGGCGTCGGTGGACGCCACGGCCTACGTCCCCATCACACGGCGCACGTCCGTCATCCTGTCCCTCACCACGGGTTGGCTGGCGCCGTTCAAGGACTCGAAGGATCAGCTTGACCCCCAGAATGAGTTCCGGTTCGATGCCATCCGGTTCTACGCCGGAGGCGCGAGCGATGTACGCGGTTGGGCCCTGAACGCCCTCGGGCCCCAGGTGGCCGTGGCCGATACGGTCACGGTGGATGCGGACGGAACCCCGCACGCCGAAAACGCCCGGTTCGAGGCCATCGGTGGCCGCGCCAAGGTCAGTTTCCGGTCCGAATTGCGGTTCCCCGTGCCCGGGTTGGGCGACTCGTGGCGGGCCGCGGTCTTCCTGGACGGGGGCGCCGTCTCGTCCGAACGGGTGCTGGACGCAGGGGGGGCGCAGGTGTTCTCCACAGATGGGGTCGCTGAATTCCGGGACCGGCGATTCGTGTCGGGCGGGGATTTCAGGTTCGGAGCGGGTACCGGCATCCGGTACCGCACGCCGGTCGGGATGCTCCGCCTGGACCTGGCCTACAAGTTGAACCCGGCCGATGCGGACCTGCGCCGACCCGAGGACATCGTGCTGCATGAGCAGGGATTCCGTAGCGATCCGCCCTCGGACCGCTTCCTTCGCCGATTGAACGTCCACGTGAGTATTGATCGTGCCTTCTGA
- a CDS encoding translocation/assembly module TamB domain-containing protein has protein sequence MPSEQPTYRTEEAPGAGSGGRVALRVLLVLLLTIVAVVGVLHVSPVQRAVLQGTLARVLPPDLQVTLGGSSGSPLRGLTLTDVRASTPGDSTWLAVDTLRVEYDLLSVFGVLHVRKIEAGDLSFQLGRRADSSLVLPTFPESDTTTFPFNLERVEVQRISGSVVQADDVLWTLDDGHLDLPVLARDSGGFAVTLRALDLAFTYPGVTDAGYVAARAELGRDGAFSAALRGSAPGSILDLDISGRLPDSSGLALDLDVAGHVGFADLQPFVATLRDDGRLDVEADAHVGADSLRARVVLDTGAGGRVEVRMDGSASASGPAQVLPRNVNILVELEDFRPDALGSDFPEQTLLNARADAALALGDTWEETMGRVDVTLGPGSLLGRRVGAGSAFAERADSTISWSGTVRAAGALLRTDGAWQMGEDRLRGTVHVEDLTPEGLDLSSPVPFTGGLSATFRGTESLSNWTATVELLDMTVGGCPVTSRNLRMRLQMPAPSTSSTTTHIEGGLDACAQTLADLDIHASNTRVQGRVRTGRAPLHELLTLADSTYLPGEITFDLTPDGPVRADGRFTDVQGGGAVLDSLTFQATGTLDALSIEAEADRLDGTARTRLQWRSLDNRVNLTALEFQALDVASVLRMPDQSIILSGTGSGVMTGSNGRLELMLGGSHLNDVAFSVLDLDIRMAADSMTADIRARGDSAHTGTTADLTAGWYPSQDSLITASGIFGGLDVGAILALEGQSSDLGGDLDVRGRLQNGVPELDGHVSLAAGSRLNAFRVTTAELNLRLEDGASSGKLVLEDTNGGITGSFGLNEGRMYANMRAHHLDIAALLDPRASSSTLSATVEANIQLAEGTWTDIVATGDSLRGSWDAFRVDDGAFGVHLDRTSVRVDSLRLSGTDLQLDGRGSFAQESSDFTLRADVPAAIMQLPGLKETGLAFVTLGATVRVNGPLAQRRVVADLTAGGLRNESFYASEITGRFLAEFGDSGAPDPDPPVPDSPVDLRPVFPALLPSFAELTVESSVLDVPALSMQSATVRVAWDGLDVSGDAEIQLAENKHIGVSAIVTPDDEPMVITIDRFDARLNGDTWALSAPARLTLGDTPSLSALRLTSGDQVISATSLLQGSEQRHFVTVNQVQLAPLASLLDFPGLGGTTSGEFSLSMAGDSLSVQGTLTSDLTAFGEPAGQSTARLTLLNGDVVLDARLTHPQGGELTAAGRLPLGSPEGTVDFQVGADAYPIGWTRVFIDPLLVDDLRGALSGNVRVTGTGNAPAWQGTLQLRDGRIGLPELGKRRGLRYDGLEADLSFRADSILVDRMVAQSGNGRVEASGGIAMTDLQLGSVDIAFSANDFLAVDNANYRTVISGSGQLTGSTDRPRLQGDIEVVSADFYLTDETTAGAYEAVTLSDADLLTLRERFGMRISAEDTTAFDFYRVLAIEDLTIRMQRDTWVRSKSNPEMDIQISGRLDVDKARNADPDVFGNIEVLPERSRIQQFGRRFDIERGTLTFNGPIGAPIMDLQASYDVPSRTAGGSEVVIRLNVSGSPDDLEVTFDSDPAMELADIVSYIATGRPASSSFQLGSQTDNYLQSAAGLAMGPLTDLVENMAGAGLGLDVIEIAHTGTQGLTLTAGKYVSPRLYVSVSQPIALSSSSESSTTGGENETQVAVEYEIIQQLLITLINRGTILRVNLRWEYAF, from the coding sequence GTGCCTTCTGAGCAGCCCACATATCGCACGGAAGAGGCGCCAGGGGCGGGCTCGGGAGGGCGCGTGGCCCTGCGTGTCCTTCTGGTGCTTCTGTTGACGATCGTCGCGGTGGTCGGAGTCCTGCATGTTTCCCCGGTCCAACGCGCCGTGTTGCAGGGCACGCTCGCGCGTGTGCTGCCCCCGGATTTGCAGGTGACGCTCGGCGGCAGTTCGGGATCGCCGCTCCGGGGCCTCACACTGACGGATGTGCGGGCGTCGACGCCCGGTGACTCCACCTGGCTGGCCGTCGATACACTCCGCGTCGAGTACGACCTGTTGTCCGTGTTCGGTGTGTTGCACGTCAGGAAAATCGAGGCGGGTGACCTCTCGTTCCAGCTCGGCCGTCGGGCCGACAGCAGTCTGGTCCTGCCCACCTTTCCTGAGAGCGATACGACCACGTTCCCGTTCAATCTGGAGCGGGTCGAGGTCCAGCGGATTTCGGGCTCGGTTGTGCAGGCGGACGACGTATTGTGGACATTGGATGATGGCCATCTGGACCTGCCGGTGTTGGCCCGTGACTCCGGGGGATTCGCGGTCACGCTCCGCGCACTCGATCTGGCCTTCACCTATCCCGGGGTGACCGATGCGGGGTATGTGGCTGCCCGGGCGGAACTCGGCCGTGACGGGGCGTTCTCGGCGGCCCTGCGCGGCAGTGCGCCCGGCAGCATCCTGGACCTGGATATATCGGGACGGCTGCCGGATTCCAGCGGGCTGGCATTGGATCTGGACGTCGCGGGACATGTCGGCTTTGCCGACCTGCAGCCTTTCGTGGCCACCCTGCGTGACGATGGCCGACTGGACGTGGAAGCGGATGCCCACGTGGGCGCGGACTCCCTCCGTGCGCGGGTGGTGCTCGACACCGGGGCCGGTGGCCGGGTTGAGGTCCGCATGGATGGGTCTGCCTCCGCCTCGGGTCCGGCGCAGGTCCTTCCACGGAACGTGAACATACTCGTTGAGCTGGAGGATTTCCGCCCGGATGCGTTGGGCTCTGATTTCCCGGAACAGACGCTCCTGAACGCACGCGCCGACGCCGCGTTGGCGCTCGGCGATACGTGGGAGGAGACCATGGGGCGCGTGGACGTGACCTTGGGGCCGGGCTCCCTGCTGGGGCGCCGGGTCGGCGCGGGTTCGGCGTTCGCCGAACGCGCCGACTCCACGATTTCGTGGAGCGGCACGGTACGTGCCGCCGGCGCCCTCCTCCGCACCGATGGGGCCTGGCAGATGGGCGAGGACCGCCTGCGCGGTACGGTCCACGTGGAAGACCTTACGCCGGAGGGCCTGGACCTCTCGTCGCCCGTCCCGTTCACCGGGGGCCTGAGCGCGACGTTCCGCGGCACCGAATCGCTTTCCAACTGGACCGCGACGGTGGAGTTGCTCGACATGACGGTCGGCGGCTGCCCGGTCACGAGCCGGAATCTCCGTATGCGGCTCCAGATGCCCGCGCCGAGCACCTCCAGCACAACAACACATATTGAGGGTGGTCTCGACGCCTGCGCGCAGACGCTGGCCGACCTCGACATCCATGCTTCGAACACCCGTGTCCAGGGGCGCGTCCGTACCGGCCGCGCCCCCCTCCACGAACTGCTGACCCTGGCCGATTCCACGTACCTTCCCGGAGAGATCACGTTCGATCTGACCCCGGATGGCCCCGTGCGCGCCGACGGTCGGTTCACCGATGTCCAGGGCGGAGGTGCCGTACTCGATTCCCTGACTTTCCAGGCCACGGGAACGCTGGACGCACTCTCGATAGAGGCCGAAGCCGACCGACTGGACGGCACCGCTCGCACGCGCCTCCAGTGGCGATCCTTGGACAACAGGGTCAATTTGACCGCGCTCGAATTCCAGGCGTTGGATGTGGCTTCGGTACTTCGCATGCCGGATCAGTCCATCATCCTTTCCGGGACGGGCAGCGGCGTGATGACCGGCTCGAACGGACGCCTGGAATTGATGCTCGGCGGGTCGCACCTGAATGACGTGGCGTTTTCCGTTCTCGATCTGGACATTCGCATGGCCGCCGACTCCATGACGGCCGATATCCGTGCCCGTGGGGACAGTGCACACACCGGTACGACGGCCGACCTGACGGCGGGCTGGTATCCCTCGCAGGACAGTCTGATTACTGCGTCGGGCATCTTCGGTGGCCTGGATGTGGGTGCCATCCTCGCCCTGGAAGGCCAATCCAGCGACCTCGGGGGCGATCTGGACGTACGCGGTCGTCTGCAGAACGGCGTCCCTGAACTGGACGGACACGTGTCCCTCGCGGCCGGATCGCGCCTGAACGCCTTTCGTGTCACCACCGCCGAGCTGAACCTCCGCCTGGAGGACGGCGCATCGTCCGGAAAACTGGTATTGGAAGACACGAATGGCGGCATCACCGGCAGTTTCGGGCTGAACGAGGGTCGGATGTACGCCAATATGCGGGCGCACCATCTGGATATTGCAGCGCTGTTGGACCCGCGCGCGTCGTCTTCCACACTGTCCGCTACCGTCGAAGCGAATATCCAACTCGCGGAAGGCACCTGGACGGACATCGTGGCGACCGGAGACTCCCTGCGCGGGTCGTGGGACGCGTTCCGCGTCGACGACGGTGCCTTCGGAGTCCACCTGGACCGGACGTCCGTCCGCGTGGACTCCCTGCGCCTTTCAGGCACGGATCTCCAACTGGACGGCCGCGGATCGTTTGCGCAGGAGTCCAGCGACTTCACGCTCCGTGCCGACGTCCCGGCGGCGATCATGCAGCTTCCGGGGCTGAAAGAAACCGGTCTCGCATTCGTTACCCTGGGGGCTACCGTCCGGGTGAACGGGCCACTGGCGCAGCGCCGGGTCGTGGCCGATCTGACGGCGGGTGGCCTCAGGAACGAATCGTTCTACGCCAGCGAGATTACCGGGCGCTTCCTGGCCGAGTTCGGAGACTCCGGCGCCCCGGATCCCGACCCACCTGTGCCCGATAGCCCCGTGGACTTGCGCCCCGTCTTCCCCGCACTGCTTCCCTCCTTCGCCGAGCTGACGGTGGAATCGTCCGTCCTGGACGTCCCGGCCCTGTCCATGCAGTCCGCAACGGTCCGCGTGGCGTGGGACGGCCTGGATGTTTCGGGCGATGCCGAAATCCAACTGGCAGAGAACAAGCACATCGGCGTATCGGCCATCGTGACCCCGGACGACGAACCGATGGTCATCACCATCGACCGGTTCGATGCCCGCCTGAACGGCGACACGTGGGCACTCTCAGCTCCTGCCCGCCTCACGCTGGGCGACACCCCTTCCCTGTCTGCACTGCGTCTCACCTCAGGCGACCAGGTCATCAGTGCCACCAGCCTCCTGCAGGGTTCGGAGCAGCGGCATTTCGTCACCGTCAATCAGGTCCAGCTGGCACCGCTGGCCTCCTTGCTGGATTTCCCGGGCCTGGGCGGAACGACGTCCGGTGAATTCAGCCTCTCGATGGCCGGCGACAGCCTGTCGGTACAGGGCACGCTTACCTCGGATTTGACTGCCTTCGGAGAGCCCGCAGGACAATCCACGGCCCGGCTCACGCTCCTGAACGGGGACGTGGTGCTGGATGCGCGGCTGACGCATCCCCAGGGTGGCGAACTGACGGCGGCCGGGCGCCTGCCGCTGGGCAGCCCCGAGGGCACAGTGGACTTCCAGGTCGGTGCCGACGCGTATCCCATCGGGTGGACCCGCGTGTTCATTGACCCCCTTCTGGTGGACGACCTGCGTGGAGCCCTCTCCGGAAATGTCCGGGTGACGGGGACCGGCAACGCTCCCGCCTGGCAGGGCACCCTGCAGCTGCGCGACGGCCGGATCGGCCTTCCCGAACTGGGTAAGCGGCGCGGCCTTCGCTATGACGGCCTGGAGGCCGACCTGTCCTTCCGGGCGGATTCCATCCTGGTGGACCGCATGGTGGCGCAGTCCGGAAACGGGCGCGTGGAAGCTTCCGGGGGCATTGCCATGACCGACCTGCAACTCGGCAGCGTGGATATTGCCTTCAGCGCCAACGACTTCCTGGCTGTGGACAATGCCAACTACCGGACGGTCATTTCGGGCAGCGGGCAACTCACCGGGAGCACCGACCGTCCCCGACTCCAGGGAGACATTGAAGTGGTCAGTGCCGATTTCTACCTGACCGACGAGACCACGGCTGGTGCATATGAAGCTGTCACATTGAGCGACGCCGACCTGTTGACGCTACGGGAACGGTTCGGCATGCGCATAAGTGCCGAGGACACCACGGCTTTCGACTTCTATCGGGTCCTGGCCATCGAGGACCTGACCATCCGGATGCAGCGGGATACCTGGGTCCGCTCGAAATCCAACCCGGAAATGGACATCCAGATCAGCGGCCGCCTGGACGTGGACAAGGCCCGCAACGCCGATCCGGATGTGTTCGGCAATATCGAAGTACTGCCTGAGCGCAGCCGCATCCAGCAATTCGGCCGCCGATTCGACATTGAACGGGGTACGCTCACGTTCAACGGGCCCATAGGGGCGCCCATCATGGACCTCCAGGCGTCCTATGACGTGCCGTCCCGTACGGCCGGCGGCTCGGAAGTCGTCATCCGGCTGAACGTATCCGGCTCTCCCGACGACCTGGAGGTCACCTTCGATTCCGACCCCGCCATGGAGTTGGCGGACATCGTATCGTACATTGCCACGGGCCGCCCGGCCAGCAGTTCGTTCCAGTTGGGATCGCAGACCGACAATTACCTGCAGTCGGCAGCCGGTCTTGCCATGGGTCCACTTACCGACCTTGTGGAAAACATGGCGGGTGCCGGACTCGGCCTGGATGTCATCGAGATTGCCCATACCGGCACCCAGGGATTGACCCTGACCGCCGGCAAGTACGTATCCCCCCGGTTGTACGTGTCCGTTTCCCAACCCATAGCCCTCTCCAGCAGCTCGGAATCCTCCACTACCGGAGGGGAGAACGAGACGCAGGTGGCCGTGGAATACGAAATCATCCAGCAACTCCTGATCACGCTCATCAACCGGGGCACCATCCTCCGCGTCAACCTGAGGTGGGAATATGCGTTTTGA